One window of Lacerta agilis isolate rLacAgi1 chromosome 14, rLacAgi1.pri, whole genome shotgun sequence genomic DNA carries:
- the LOC117058682 gene encoding caspase recruitment domain-containing protein 8-like isoform X3: MKLEKPDRVEPHQAVLENPKFSSPGIIFRKMFKQKMNTMARLYQILRFKMPIFYLYLLPNDPSLIKAVDEHEANSQRIEKPPGTLKSLKIGTPVFVQTLDDVTIWPEEVKFQYLDAEKLQQYVELSAEQMQEKFSFTLVEKRTNKLIWKADVKRGVF, encoded by the exons ATGAAGCTGGAGAAGCCAGACCGAGTGGAGCCTCATCAAGCTGTCCTGGAAAACCCCAAGTTCTCTTCCCCTGGAATCATTTTCAGAAAGATGTTTAAGCAAAAGATGAACACCATGGCAAGGCTCTATCAGATACTTCGATTCAAAATGCCAATATTCTACCTATACCTCTTACCCAATGACCCCTCCCTAATAAAG GCTGTTGATGAGCATGAAGCAAATTCACAGAGAATAGAGAAACCCCCTGGGACCCTGAAAAGTCTGAAGATTGGCACTCCCGTCTTTGTGCAGACCTTAGACGACGTCACAATCTGGCCTGAG GAAGTGAAGTTTCAATACCTGGATGCCGAGAAGCTGCAGCAGTACGTGGAGCTGTCTGCTGAGCAAATGCAAGAGAAGTTCAGCTTCACGCTGGTGGAGAAGCGCACAAATAAACTCATCTGGAAGGCTGACGTGAAACGAGGTGTGTTTTGA